In Candidatus Diapherotrites archaeon, the DNA window GATTTTGACCAAAGTTTTATGAAGAATGAACATAAACAGAGATAGCCAGTATGAAGACTTGGGCATGAACAATGCCAAGGGGCAGCGATGAGAGCGTGTGGTTGTTTGGAAGTTTTTTGGTTAAAGGTTCTTTGACAAGCTGGAAGATCAGGCAGACATGGCGAGGATTTTGGCCCAGCTTCCTTGGATGGTCGAGATGGGCTTGAGTTCGGGGATTTCGATGGGGACTTTGTAATTGAGCGCCATGTGGGGTCGCAGGAAGTTGTAATGCGTCACGATGAGGGTGACGAGCGCGACGGCACCGTTGAAGGATTTGAATCCGGAAGCGGGCCGGGTATGGTATTTGATGGTTCGGTTGAGACGTTCAATGAGCTGTTTGAACGGTCTGAATTCTGCCGATATTTGGTCGAGGTTTTGGAGTCCGATGACTTGTTTCAGTGTGATTTGATGATCTTGGTCGCGTTTCTCGTTGAGGAACAAGGCTCCTGCGACGTAGGCTGGGTTGCCGTCAGTGATGAGCGTGAGCTTCTGGTTGGGATCGGCAGTGCGGATGGCTTCGTTCATGGCAATGGTAGCGGGGAGAGTTTCGCGGTTGTCCGCGACGTGGTAGGCCGCAATCGAGTGATTCTTGGATGAGATGAACAGGAAGATGTACGCCCATTGTCCGAGGATTTTGATATAGGTTTCATCGCCGGCGGATTCGTTGTCGACGGGCCCTTTGAACTTCATGTTGAACTGGTGGCAATGGTACGCGGCGGCTTCGGCGTAATTCAGGACGGTCTGACGGGAGACGGTGACATTGAAGACGACGCGCATGATGTAGGCGGTTTTACGGGCGCTTAAGGCGAATGAGACAAAGAACGACAGGATCAGACCAAGGACATTGGGGGAGTTATATATTTTACGAATATCGACGGTGGGCTTGAGCGGTGAGGCGACGACGAGATCCTTGGCCTGGAACAGATATTCGTTGTAGGTGTAGCAGATCTTGAATTGGGAAGATTTTAGTTTTTGTAAGGTCGCTTCCGCGGGGTTGAGTTGCTTGAGCGCGTTAAGACGGTATGGACAATTGTCATTGCTGCATTTGTGAATAATGGCGTCGAGGCGGGTCTTCCAGCGAAACAATGCGCCGTGGCAATGCGGACAATAATATTTGGCTTTGGCCGCTCTTTTATAACGATTATCGGCTTGGAAGTTCGACGAGCAGATTTTGCAGCGCAGCTGAGATCGTTCTTTGCCATTGTTGTAATACAGATATTGGTGCGGGGCCCTGCAGAACGGGCACTGTTCGGTCTGCGGGACGGGTTTCCCGTCACGAATCTTGACCGGCTTGAGCGGCCGGCCGTGTTTGGCCTGATGAGCCTCGAGCAGCGTCTGGTAATCTAAATTTTGTTCTTTTTTTTAGCGGGTTCCGTTAACGGCGGTGTCGGGTCAACGGTAAACGCGCGATAGTTCGGATGCTGTTCTTTGAATACGTCTTTCGGCCTCGACGGGAATTC includes these proteins:
- a CDS encoding DDE-type integrase/transposase/recombinase; this translates as MFRWKTRLDAIIHKCSNDNCPYRLNALKQLNPAEATLQKLKSSQFKICYTYNEYLFQAKDLVVASPLKPTVDIRKIYNSPNVLGLILSFFVSFALSARKTAYIMRVVFNVTVSRQTVLNYAEAAAYHCHQFNMKFKGPVDNESAGDETYIKILGQWAYIFLFISSKNHSIAAYHVADNRETLPATIAMNEAIRTADPNQKLTLITDGNPAYVAGALFLNEKRDQDHQITLKQVIGLQNLDQISAEFRPFKQLIERLNRTIKYHTRPASGFKSFNGAVALVTLIVTHYNFLRPHMALNYKVPIEIPELKPISTIQGSWAKILAMSA